The sequence GGCTCGACGACCCTCACCTGATCGTGTCCACCAAGTACACCCTGGGCGATTTCTACAGCCATCTACCGCTGAACACCACACTGCTGGGCGGCGGGCACCGTCGCATCGTGGAGTTCCAGGCGCGGCGCGAGTTCGAGGCGTTCGGCTCGCTACCCAACGACCTGGGCCCGCTGCACCGGCAGGCGCTGCGCGCATTCCTTGCCGCCAACCCGAACGTCGAGGGTGTCTGGAACTGGACCCAGGACGGCGGACCGCTGCGCGCCGGGCCCATGTCGCTGTACCTGCGCACCGGATTTTGGCAGCTTTACGACCTCAACACGTACGCCGTCGGCCGGCTGGCCTGGGACCCGCACGCCGACCCGGCGGAGGTCACGGCGGACTGGGCGTACCGCACGTTCTCCGGCGACCCGGCCACTGTCGCCGCGATCGGGCAGGCCATGGCGCTGTCCCGGCAGGCGGTGACCAAGGGCCTCTACATCGGTCCGTACGCCGACCGGTCGGTGCGGGCGCTCGGGCTGGAACCGCCGCCCATGATGTGGATCTTCGAGTGGGACATCCCGACCGGCGACTCCGCGGCGCTGGACAGCATCTACGCGGTGACCGGCGGCCGCGTCGACGAGGCGATCGAGGAGGGCACGCAGGCCGTCGTGCTGGCCCGGCGCATGCGGGACCTGGTCGCCGCGACCGAACCGACGACCTGGCGGGACGCCGAACTGCGCGGGCGCTTCACAGCGACTCTCGACTACCAGGTCGACCTGTTCGAGACGCTGGGCGCGTACCGGGCCATGGTGCTGCGGCACGCGCAGTGGCTGGACACGGGTTCCCCGGCCGCCCACCACGACTGGCGGCTGGCCGCGGCGGCATACCACGACGCGCGCGACGCGCACCGGCAGCGCTACGGCGCCGACCTGGACCTGCCCGCGTACAACTTCACCGCCGCCGACCTCGGCGCGCAGCGCGCCGACCGGGACCCGGCGATGGCCTGGGCGGCCCGGGCGTTGCTCGGGTCGATCCTGCTGGTGGTGCTACTCGGTCTGTACGGGCGCGGGTTCGGCGCAGCCGCCACGCGCGGATTGCTGCAAGGCGCGCTCCGGCCGTGGCGGGTCGCCGCGCTGCCGACGCCCATGACGCGGGCGGATCGGGTGTTGGTGTGGCTGGTCCCGGCCGTGGTGCTGGTGGCCAGCCGGCTCGTGTTGACCTGGTTCGCCGCGCCGGTGCACATGCTGGTCGCCCTCGGTGGGTGGGCACTGTTCGCCCTCGTCGTACGCCTCGTCGTCGGCTGGCGGGAGCCGTTCCACCTGTGGGCCGTGGTCGGCGGCGTCGCGCTGCTGCGCAGCGTGCTGCTGCTGGCGGCGCTCGCCGGGCGCGGGCCCGGCGGTTACTGGTTCGCCTTCTGGACCGCGCCGGGTCTGCGCGCGGTGTACGTCACCGTCGCGTTCGCGGCGTTCTGCTGGCTGTTCGTGGTCGTCGCCGTGGTCCTGCGGGACCGCTACGGCCTGCGCCGCCGCAGCGCCGTCGGGCTGACCCTCACCGCCGCGGGTGTGCCCCTCGGCGTGCTGTCCGCCCTGGTCTCGGTGGTGGGCCTGGAACGCGCGCTGACGGTGTGGAACGACCAGCTCGCGCTGCTGCCCTGGGGCCTGTCCCGCATCCTCGGCATCACCGTCCACCTCGGCATCCCCGCCCAACTCCCGGCGTACACCGCCGCCGCCGGAGTCGTCTTGGCCGCCGCCGGCCTGCTCCTGTCACTCGGCCGCCACCGGCAATCCGCCTGACCGCCCACCTCCGCCGACGCGTTGTCTGCGTCGGCGCGGGGCCCTCGATGTCCAAGGGCTAGCTGGCGCGTGCTTGGCGTCATCGACGCACGGCGTCGTCCGGCGGCGTCGCGGAGGTCGAGCGGCGGGGATGCCGGTGGGCCGCCAAGGCGCAGAGCGCGCATCGGCGGCCCACCGCCTCAGCCGTTGTCGATCAGGGTGGCGATCTCGTTGTAGATCAGGTGCGCCTTCGCGCCCTGGTTCGACGGACAACCGCCGAGGTGATGCAGGGCGATCACGCGGTGGCTGGCGTTCAGCACGGGTGAACCCGAGTTGCCGCCGGAGGTGTCACAGCTGTAACTGATGTTCCAGGTGTTGTAGTTCGCGTTCCGGACGGCGCAGGTCGCGCCGTTCTGGGTGTCCTCGTAGATCGACAGCCGCTTCGCGGTGCCGTCGCCGTGCCCGGGGACATAGATCCTCGTGCCATTGCTGGTTGCGGTAGTTGCCAGGTACAGCGTGCCGAATCCCTGGATGGCGGCGAAGTTGTTGACCGAGAACAGGGTGTAGTCCAGCTGGCTGGAGCCGCCGCTGCTCACCTTGTAGAGGGTGGCGCCGCTGACCTTGGTGCCGGCGCCGGGGTTCGCGCCGCCGCAGGTGGCGCACTGGTAGTTGAACTGCATCTCGCTGCCGCTCACGGCGGACTGCGTCGAGAAGCAGTGCTTGTTCGTCAGCATCCGGTTGGTGTTGCCGACCCGCCAGGTGGTGCACAGTCCACCGCCGCTGATCAGCAGCCGCGCCACCGCCCTGCCGCGGGCGTACTCGGTGGGGTGGCTGTTCTGGTAGCAGACCACGTCCCGGCGGGCGTCGGTGCTGCACACGGACTGGGTGGAGAAGTTGTGCGCGGCGATTTCCGTGCTGTCGTATCCGCGCCAGAACCGGTCAATGGTGGCGGCGTTGCCACGTGAGGGGCGGTTGCTGTGCAGTGTCACCACGGCGGTGTCGCCCTCCACCGACATCGCCCAGAAACCCGGCTGTCCGTCGGTGGTGTAGTCCGAACCGGTCGCCCGGTTCAGGTGGCGGTCGTACCGGTGGC comes from Micromonospora vinacea and encodes:
- a CDS encoding trypsin-like serine peptidase, with translation MTTIGELRTVDSSVSYAPVGGTQIIQHPGATYVKVHFSSLRLAQGDYVTVSSRDGKESHRYDRHLNRATGSDYTTDGQPGFWAMSVEGDTAVVTLHSNRPSRGNAATIDRFWRGYDSTEIAAHNFSTQSVCSTDARRDVVCYQNSHPTEYARGRAVARLLISGGGLCTTWRVGNTNRMLTNKHCFSTQSAVSGSEMQFNYQCATCGGANPGAGTKVSGATLYKVSSGGSSQLDYTLFSVNNFAAIQGFGTLYLATTATSNGTRIYVPGHGDGTAKRLSIYEDTQNGATCAVRNANYNTWNISYSCDTSGGNSGSPVLNASHRVIALHHLGGCPSNQGAKAHLIYNEIATLIDNG